In a genomic window of Lycium ferocissimum isolate CSIRO_LF1 chromosome 9, AGI_CSIRO_Lferr_CH_V1, whole genome shotgun sequence:
- the LOC132030424 gene encoding FAM10 family protein At4g22670-like isoform X1: MEQAKLNQLKQFVEQCKSNPSILSDPSLSFFRDYIESLGGKLPPSAYDTGDYKAKSHVVDESDDEIDDVENDANTKETVEEEEPEIVESDVELDESDTVEPDNDEPQKMGDSSVEVTEESRDASQESKAQAMEAISEGNLEDAIEHITKAVLLNPKSAIMYATRASVYIKMKKPNAAIRDATAALEINPDSAKGYKTRGIARAMLGQWEAAAKDLHLASKLDYDEEISAVLKKVEPNAHTIEEHRRKYDRLRKEREDRKIERERLRRKAEAQAAYEKAKKQEESSSSGRAGGFPGGMPGGFPGGMPGMGGMPGMGGMPGGMPGMGGMPGGMPGMGGMPGGMPGMGGMPGGMPGGMDYSKILNDPELMAAFKDPDVMAALQDVMKNPSNLAKHQANPKVAPIIAKMMGKFAGN; this comes from the exons ATGGAGCAAGCAAAGTTGAATCAATTGAAGCAATTCGTCGAACAGTGCAAGTCCAATCCTTCCATTCTCTCTGAtccttcactttccttcttccGTGACTACATTGAAAG TCTCGGTGGTAAATTACCTCCATCTGCTTACGATACCGGAGATTACAAAGCG AAGTCTCATGTGGTGGATGAGAGTGATGACGAGATAGATGATGTTGAGAACGATGCTAACACGAAAGAGACAGTTGAAGAAGAGGAGCCTGAGATAGTTGAATCTGATGTTGAGCTTGATGAGAGTGACACTGTAGAACCTGACAATGATGAGCCACAGAAG ATGGGAGACTCTTCTGTGGAGGTGACTGAAGAAAGCCGCGATGCTTCTCAGGAGTCCAAAGCTCAGGCCATGGAAGCAATTTCTGAAG GTAATCTAGAAGATGCAATTGAGCATATTACAAAGGCAGTTCTCCTCAATCCTAAATCTGCAATTATGTATGCTACTAGAG CTAGTGTTTATATCAAGATGAAGAAGCCAAATGCTGCCATACGAGATGCAACTGCAGCGTTGGAG ATAAACCCAGATTCTGCTAAAGGTTACAAAACTCGTGGCATTGCAAGAGCCATGCTGGGACAATGGGAGGCAGCTGCTAAGGATCTTCACTTGGCTTCGAAGCTGGACTATGATGAAGAAATAAGTGCTGTGCTTAAGAAG GTTGAGCCAAATGCACATACAATTGAAGAACACCGCAGGAAGTATGATAGGCTGCGCAAAGAACGAGAAGATAGAAAGATTGAGCGTGAGAGACTGAGAAGAAAGGCTGAAGCTCAG GCTGCTTATGAAAAGGCCAAGAAGCAAGAAGAATCCTCATCAAGCGGGAGAGCTGGTGGCTTCCCCGGTGGGATGCCAGGAGGTTTTCCTGGGGGCATGCCTGGCATGGGAGGTATGCCTGGCATGGGAGGAATGCCTGGAGGTATGCCTGGCATGGGGGGCATGCCTGGGGGTATGCCTGGCATGGGGGGCATGCCTGGAGGTATGCCTGGCATGGGGGGCATGCCTGGAGGTATGCCTGGGGGCATGGATTACAGTAAAATATTAAAT GACCCCGAGTTAATGGCGGCTTTCAAGGATCCAGATGTCATGGCTGCCCTGCAAGATG TGATGAAGAACCCTTCTAATTTGGCCAAGCATCAAGCAAATCCTAAGGTTGCTCCTATTATTGCGAAAATGATGGGCAAATTTGCTGGAAATTAG
- the LOC132030424 gene encoding FAM10 family protein At4g22670-like isoform X3, with protein MEQAKLNQLKQFVEQCKSNPSILSDPSLSFFRDYIESLGGKLPPSAYDTGDYKAKSHVVDESDDEIDDVENDANTKETVEEEEPEIVESDVELDESDTVEPDNDEPQKMGDSSVEVTEESRDASQESKAQAMEAISEGNLEDAIEHITKAVLLNPKSAIMYATRASVYIKMKKPNAAIRDATAALEINPDSAKGYKTRGIARAMLGQWEAAAKDLHLASKLDYDEEISAVLKKVEPNAHTIEEHRRKYDRLRKEREDRKIERERLRRKAEAQAAYEKAKKQEESSSSGRAGGFPGGMPGGFPGGMPGMGGMPGGMPGMGGMPGGMPGGMDYSKILNDPELMAAFKDPDVMAALQDVMKNPSNLAKHQANPKVAPIIAKMMGKFAGN; from the exons ATGGAGCAAGCAAAGTTGAATCAATTGAAGCAATTCGTCGAACAGTGCAAGTCCAATCCTTCCATTCTCTCTGAtccttcactttccttcttccGTGACTACATTGAAAG TCTCGGTGGTAAATTACCTCCATCTGCTTACGATACCGGAGATTACAAAGCG AAGTCTCATGTGGTGGATGAGAGTGATGACGAGATAGATGATGTTGAGAACGATGCTAACACGAAAGAGACAGTTGAAGAAGAGGAGCCTGAGATAGTTGAATCTGATGTTGAGCTTGATGAGAGTGACACTGTAGAACCTGACAATGATGAGCCACAGAAG ATGGGAGACTCTTCTGTGGAGGTGACTGAAGAAAGCCGCGATGCTTCTCAGGAGTCCAAAGCTCAGGCCATGGAAGCAATTTCTGAAG GTAATCTAGAAGATGCAATTGAGCATATTACAAAGGCAGTTCTCCTCAATCCTAAATCTGCAATTATGTATGCTACTAGAG CTAGTGTTTATATCAAGATGAAGAAGCCAAATGCTGCCATACGAGATGCAACTGCAGCGTTGGAG ATAAACCCAGATTCTGCTAAAGGTTACAAAACTCGTGGCATTGCAAGAGCCATGCTGGGACAATGGGAGGCAGCTGCTAAGGATCTTCACTTGGCTTCGAAGCTGGACTATGATGAAGAAATAAGTGCTGTGCTTAAGAAG GTTGAGCCAAATGCACATACAATTGAAGAACACCGCAGGAAGTATGATAGGCTGCGCAAAGAACGAGAAGATAGAAAGATTGAGCGTGAGAGACTGAGAAGAAAGGCTGAAGCTCAG GCTGCTTATGAAAAGGCCAAGAAGCAAGAAGAATCCTCATCAAGCGGGAGAGCTGGTGGCTTCCCCGGTGGGATGCCAGGAGGTTTTC CTGGGGGTATGCCTGGCATGGGGGGCATGCCTGGAGGTATGCCTGGCATGGGGGGCATGCCTGGAGGTATGCCTGGGGGCATGGATTACAGTAAAATATTAAAT GACCCCGAGTTAATGGCGGCTTTCAAGGATCCAGATGTCATGGCTGCCCTGCAAGATG TGATGAAGAACCCTTCTAATTTGGCCAAGCATCAAGCAAATCCTAAGGTTGCTCCTATTATTGCGAAAATGATGGGCAAATTTGCTGGAAATTAG
- the LOC132030424 gene encoding FAM10 family protein At4g22670-like isoform X2, which translates to MEQAKLNQLKQFVEQCKSNPSILSDPSLSFFRDYIESLGGKLPPSAYDTGDYKAKSHVVDESDDEIDDVENDANTKETVEEEEPEIVESDVELDESDTVEPDNDEPQKMGDSSVEVTEESRDASQESKAQAMEAISEGNLEDAIEHITKAVLLNPKSAIMYATRASVYIKMKKPNAAIRDATAALEINPDSAKGYKTRGIARAMLGQWEAAAKDLHLASKLDYDEEISAVLKKVEPNAHTIEEHRRKYDRLRKEREDRKIERERLRRKAEAQAAYEKAKKQEESSSSGRAGGFPGGMPGGMPGGMPGMGGMPGGMPGMGGMPGGMPGMGGMPGGMPGGMDYSKILNDPELMAAFKDPDVMAALQDVMKNPSNLAKHQANPKVAPIIAKMMGKFAGN; encoded by the exons ATGGAGCAAGCAAAGTTGAATCAATTGAAGCAATTCGTCGAACAGTGCAAGTCCAATCCTTCCATTCTCTCTGAtccttcactttccttcttccGTGACTACATTGAAAG TCTCGGTGGTAAATTACCTCCATCTGCTTACGATACCGGAGATTACAAAGCG AAGTCTCATGTGGTGGATGAGAGTGATGACGAGATAGATGATGTTGAGAACGATGCTAACACGAAAGAGACAGTTGAAGAAGAGGAGCCTGAGATAGTTGAATCTGATGTTGAGCTTGATGAGAGTGACACTGTAGAACCTGACAATGATGAGCCACAGAAG ATGGGAGACTCTTCTGTGGAGGTGACTGAAGAAAGCCGCGATGCTTCTCAGGAGTCCAAAGCTCAGGCCATGGAAGCAATTTCTGAAG GTAATCTAGAAGATGCAATTGAGCATATTACAAAGGCAGTTCTCCTCAATCCTAAATCTGCAATTATGTATGCTACTAGAG CTAGTGTTTATATCAAGATGAAGAAGCCAAATGCTGCCATACGAGATGCAACTGCAGCGTTGGAG ATAAACCCAGATTCTGCTAAAGGTTACAAAACTCGTGGCATTGCAAGAGCCATGCTGGGACAATGGGAGGCAGCTGCTAAGGATCTTCACTTGGCTTCGAAGCTGGACTATGATGAAGAAATAAGTGCTGTGCTTAAGAAG GTTGAGCCAAATGCACATACAATTGAAGAACACCGCAGGAAGTATGATAGGCTGCGCAAAGAACGAGAAGATAGAAAGATTGAGCGTGAGAGACTGAGAAGAAAGGCTGAAGCTCAG GCTGCTTATGAAAAGGCCAAGAAGCAAGAAGAATCCTCATCAAGCGGGAGAGCTGGTGGCTTCCCCGGTGGGATGCCAGGAG GAATGCCTGGAGGTATGCCTGGCATGGGGGGCATGCCTGGGGGTATGCCTGGCATGGGGGGCATGCCTGGAGGTATGCCTGGCATGGGGGGCATGCCTGGAGGTATGCCTGGGGGCATGGATTACAGTAAAATATTAAAT GACCCCGAGTTAATGGCGGCTTTCAAGGATCCAGATGTCATGGCTGCCCTGCAAGATG TGATGAAGAACCCTTCTAATTTGGCCAAGCATCAAGCAAATCCTAAGGTTGCTCCTATTATTGCGAAAATGATGGGCAAATTTGCTGGAAATTAG
- the LOC132030424 gene encoding FAM10 family protein At4g22670-like isoform X4 — protein MEQAKLNQLKQFVEQCKSNPSILSDPSLSFFRDYIESLGGKLPPSAYDTGDYKAKSHVVDESDDEIDDVENDANTKETVEEEEPEIVESDVELDESDTVEPDNDEPQKMGDSSVEVTEESRDASQESKAQAMEAISEGNLEDAIEHITKAVLLNPKSAIMYATRASVYIKMKKPNAAIRDATAALEINPDSAKGYKTRGIARAMLGQWEAAAKDLHLASKLDYDEEISAVLKKVEPNAHTIEEHRRKYDRLRKEREDRKIERERLRRKAEAQAAYEKAKKQEESSSSGRAGGFPGGMPGGFPGGMPGMGGMPGGMDYSKILNDPELMAAFKDPDVMAALQDVMKNPSNLAKHQANPKVAPIIAKMMGKFAGN, from the exons ATGGAGCAAGCAAAGTTGAATCAATTGAAGCAATTCGTCGAACAGTGCAAGTCCAATCCTTCCATTCTCTCTGAtccttcactttccttcttccGTGACTACATTGAAAG TCTCGGTGGTAAATTACCTCCATCTGCTTACGATACCGGAGATTACAAAGCG AAGTCTCATGTGGTGGATGAGAGTGATGACGAGATAGATGATGTTGAGAACGATGCTAACACGAAAGAGACAGTTGAAGAAGAGGAGCCTGAGATAGTTGAATCTGATGTTGAGCTTGATGAGAGTGACACTGTAGAACCTGACAATGATGAGCCACAGAAG ATGGGAGACTCTTCTGTGGAGGTGACTGAAGAAAGCCGCGATGCTTCTCAGGAGTCCAAAGCTCAGGCCATGGAAGCAATTTCTGAAG GTAATCTAGAAGATGCAATTGAGCATATTACAAAGGCAGTTCTCCTCAATCCTAAATCTGCAATTATGTATGCTACTAGAG CTAGTGTTTATATCAAGATGAAGAAGCCAAATGCTGCCATACGAGATGCAACTGCAGCGTTGGAG ATAAACCCAGATTCTGCTAAAGGTTACAAAACTCGTGGCATTGCAAGAGCCATGCTGGGACAATGGGAGGCAGCTGCTAAGGATCTTCACTTGGCTTCGAAGCTGGACTATGATGAAGAAATAAGTGCTGTGCTTAAGAAG GTTGAGCCAAATGCACATACAATTGAAGAACACCGCAGGAAGTATGATAGGCTGCGCAAAGAACGAGAAGATAGAAAGATTGAGCGTGAGAGACTGAGAAGAAAGGCTGAAGCTCAG GCTGCTTATGAAAAGGCCAAGAAGCAAGAAGAATCCTCATCAAGCGGGAGAGCTGGTGGCTTCCCCGGTGGGATGCCAGGAGGTTTTCCTGGGGGCATGCCTGGCATGGGAG GTATGCCTGGGGGCATGGATTACAGTAAAATATTAAAT GACCCCGAGTTAATGGCGGCTTTCAAGGATCCAGATGTCATGGCTGCCCTGCAAGATG TGATGAAGAACCCTTCTAATTTGGCCAAGCATCAAGCAAATCCTAAGGTTGCTCCTATTATTGCGAAAATGATGGGCAAATTTGCTGGAAATTAG